From Methanoculleus oceani, a single genomic window includes:
- a CDS encoding bis(5'-nucleosyl)-tetraphosphatase, producing MAKERSYGAVVVRRDTDLQYLILQYGAGHWDLVKGHGMRGESEEETVLRELEEETGITRATFVPGFREEVHYFFQRRAHTVYKEVVYYLIETPEAEVTLSDEHIAYQWLPHDEALRAITFANSRRVVAGAHKHLTALRDRKGE from the coding sequence ATGGCAAAAGAGCGGTCATACGGTGCGGTCGTCGTCCGGCGGGATACGGATCTCCAGTACCTCATCCTGCAGTACGGGGCCGGGCACTGGGACCTGGTGAAGGGGCACGGCATGCGCGGCGAGAGCGAGGAGGAGACGGTGCTCCGCGAACTGGAGGAGGAGACCGGGATCACGCGAGCCACGTTCGTCCCCGGGTTTCGGGAGGAGGTCCACTACTTCTTCCAGCGCCGGGCGCACACGGTCTACAAGGAGGTCGTCTACTACCTGATCGAGACCCCGGAAGCGGAGGTGACACTCTCGGACGAACATATCGCCTATCAGTGGCTCCCGCACGACGAGGCGTTGCGCGCGATCACCTTCGCGAACTCCCGAAGGGTCGTCGCCGGGGCACACAAGCACCTGACGGCGCTGCGGGACCGGAAGGGTGAGTGA
- the udg gene encoding type-4 uracil-DNA glycosylase gives MVQETGREIAIEQLAAVIGECRKCPLWENTHHAVPGDGNPGADLMLIGEAPGKQEDLTGRPFVGRAGKLLEGLLAGLGLSRDDVFIANIVKHRPPGNRDPRDEEIRACTPYLEEQIRLVAPKVIVMLGRHSSRHILSLLPVEFDRITEIRGTVYPGLLFGHPVRLIPTLHPAAALYNPAYRGALEEDFRVVGRELTGIGGSAIQD, from the coding sequence ATGGTGCAGGAGACGGGGAGAGAGATAGCGATAGAACAGCTTGCCGCCGTCATCGGCGAGTGCCGGAAATGCCCCCTCTGGGAGAACACCCATCATGCGGTTCCGGGGGACGGGAACCCCGGAGCCGACCTCATGCTGATCGGCGAAGCGCCGGGGAAGCAGGAAGACCTCACCGGGAGACCGTTCGTCGGCCGGGCGGGGAAACTCCTCGAGGGCCTCCTCGCAGGGCTCGGTCTCTCGCGGGACGACGTCTTCATCGCGAACATCGTCAAGCATCGGCCCCCCGGGAACCGCGACCCCCGGGACGAGGAGATCCGGGCGTGCACCCCGTATCTTGAGGAGCAGATCCGGCTCGTCGCGCCGAAGGTGATCGTGATGCTGGGCCGGCACTCGAGCAGGCACATCCTCTCCCTCCTGCCGGTCGAGTTCGACCGGATCACGGAGATCCGGGGGACCGTCTACCCGGGCCTCCTCTTCGGCCACCCGGTCCGCCTCATCCCCACCCTCCACCCCGCCGCCGCGCTCTACAACCCGGCATACCGGGGGGCCCTGGAAGAGGATTTCCGGGTCGTCGGGCGCGAACTTACGGGTATCGGGGGATCTGCGATACAGGACTGA
- the lysS gene encoding lysine--tRNA ligase produces the protein MSDIDHTCFDTAKIDKIQDLRERGVTIYPYTFDRRDTVDEIKERFSTIEHDKSEEEVSTAGRIYIVRQHGKTIFADIGDSTGRIQLYLRKNDLGEEQFDLFKQYVDAGDIVGVVGHVFRTKMGEITIWVDRFELLTKSVCPLPEKFHGLKNVETRYRQRYLDLIMNEESRETFRTRSRIISLLRQFLFERDFLEFETPTLQPIYGGANARPFTTHHNALDQKLYLRIAPELYLKRLVVGGFDKVFEIAKNFRNEDIDTNHNPEFSMVEIYEAYRDYNDMMDLTEEILAHLAERVLGTTTCSFAGHDLDFSRPWRRLSMEEAVREYAGIDIQAMSLEELRAFGLEHCVEGCESAETRGEYLVLFFEHFGEKHLIQPTFVYDFPIENSPLAKKHREKEGLTERFELFIAGMEMANGFSELNDPLDQKARLEQQDAKRRKGDLEAQMIDYDFINALGYGMPPTGGVGIGIDRLVMLLTGKDSIKEVLLFPQMKTAVPGPNGAEPEQNDGEE, from the coding sequence ATGAGCGATATAGATCATACCTGTTTTGACACGGCAAAGATCGATAAGATACAGGATCTGCGCGAGCGCGGGGTGACGATCTACCCCTATACCTTCGACCGCAGGGATACCGTCGATGAGATCAAGGAACGGTTCTCCACGATCGAGCACGATAAGAGCGAGGAGGAGGTCAGCACCGCGGGCCGCATCTACATCGTCCGCCAGCACGGCAAGACGATCTTCGCGGACATCGGGGACTCGACCGGCAGGATACAACTCTACCTCCGCAAAAACGACCTCGGCGAGGAGCAGTTCGACCTCTTCAAACAGTACGTCGACGCCGGCGACATCGTCGGCGTCGTCGGCCACGTCTTCCGGACGAAGATGGGCGAGATCACCATCTGGGTCGACCGGTTCGAACTCCTCACAAAGTCGGTATGTCCCCTCCCCGAGAAGTTCCACGGGCTCAAGAACGTCGAGACCCGCTACCGGCAGCGCTACCTCGACCTGATTATGAACGAGGAGAGCCGCGAGACCTTCCGGACCCGGAGCAGGATCATATCGCTCCTGCGGCAGTTCCTCTTCGAGCGAGACTTCCTGGAGTTCGAGACGCCGACCCTGCAGCCGATCTACGGCGGCGCGAACGCCCGGCCATTCACCACCCACCACAACGCTCTCGACCAGAAACTCTACCTCCGGATCGCGCCGGAGCTCTACCTCAAGCGTCTGGTCGTCGGCGGTTTCGACAAGGTCTTTGAGATCGCGAAGAACTTCAGGAACGAGGATATCGACACCAACCACAACCCCGAGTTCTCGATGGTCGAGATTTACGAGGCCTACCGGGACTACAACGACATGATGGACCTCACCGAGGAGATCCTCGCTCACCTCGCGGAGAGGGTTCTCGGGACGACCACCTGCTCGTTTGCCGGGCACGACCTGGACTTCTCCCGCCCCTGGCGCCGCCTCTCGATGGAGGAGGCAGTGCGGGAGTACGCCGGCATCGACATCCAGGCCATGAGCCTCGAAGAACTCCGTGCGTTCGGCCTTGAGCACTGCGTCGAGGGCTGCGAGAGCGCGGAGACCCGGGGAGAGTATCTGGTGCTCTTCTTCGAGCACTTCGGTGAGAAGCACCTCATCCAGCCGACGTTCGTCTACGACTTCCCGATCGAGAACTCGCCGCTTGCAAAGAAGCACCGGGAGAAGGAGGGGCTGACGGAGCGGTTCGAACTCTTCATCGCCGGGATGGAGATGGCGAACGGCTTCTCGGAGTTGAACGACCCCCTCGACCAGAAGGCCCGGCTCGAACAGCAGGACGCGAAGCGCCGGAAGGGCGATCTCGAGGCGCAGATGATCGACTACGACTTCATCAACGCGCTCGGCTACGGGATGCCCCCGACGGGCGGTGTCGGCATCGGCATCGACCGCCTGGTGATGCTCCTCACCGGCAAGGACTCGATCAAAGAGGTGCTCCTCTTCCCGCAGATGAAGACCGCCGTCCCGGGACCGAACGGGGCAGAGCCGGAACAGAACGACGGGGAAGAGTGA
- a CDS encoding YwbE family protein: protein MNGQNRAAIRPGMTVDIVLKRDQRIGKLTRGVVAEILTNSSFHPHGIKVRLRDGQVGRVQEIVG, encoded by the coding sequence ATGAACGGACAGAACCGGGCCGCCATCCGTCCCGGCATGACGGTGGATATCGTGCTCAAACGCGACCAGCGGATCGGGAAGCTCACCCGCGGCGTTGTTGCCGAGATCCTGACCAACTCGTCCTTCCACCCTCACGGGATCAAGGTCCGGCTCCGGGACGGACAGGTCGGGCGGGTGCAGGAGATCGTCGGATAA
- a CDS encoding sensor histidine kinase, whose translation MKSDRTPVPEGWPFTPTLVVAILLIVIPAIGLISVYDYMQAEERMTSDLATLQSVTEKSIRESIVDTDTGLKLFDDSLNLRLQRGFSLFLEEYGRAGRDPSQMDLPAIKEELGGDMDLYVINSSGVIEYTTYPPDRGIDFKENPDFYAEITRMRLGHEFSPDRVVYEPATGQVRKYAYMPTPDHRYLLELGLVPDAFVEERNRLRSRESTQEFVALNPYLDSICVYDIWGNPVEAGGDPADARTQALITGTIIPGRTDYAVQDEHGRRIRYLFIDLKDPDYPSDPSVVVELTYDTGLIQSQLDQMLYSRAVVAILAIVLSSAVIFLVARRLTRPLEEIIDDVDVIAQGNLDHTVRLSATREVVKLERSINTMVANLKAAISRLQDSEETIREYSENLEEQVEARTAELQESTGKANLYLDIMTHDIRNTINTASLYTDLLMEELEGEERNYTAKVQKSLKKSIEIIRNVNTIRQIREEAAVLGPVALDPVIRAEIEHFPDVRITYAGTAVPVLADDLLSEIFTNLIGNAVKFGGPAVEIAIRVEERGDEVLVSVEDSGPGIADEVKQRLFTRFYGENGRKSNGGLGLYICRMLVERYDGKIRADDRVEGRPEEGVAIRFTLRKAG comes from the coding sequence ATGAAGAGCGACCGCACACCTGTTCCGGAAGGCTGGCCGTTTACGCCTACTCTTGTCGTAGCCATCCTTCTCATCGTCATCCCCGCCATCGGTCTCATCTCGGTCTACGACTATATGCAGGCCGAAGAGAGGATGACCTCCGACCTCGCCACCCTCCAGAGCGTCACCGAAAAGAGCATCAGGGAATCGATCGTGGACACGGATACCGGCCTCAAGCTCTTTGACGATTCCCTCAACCTGCGACTGCAGAGAGGATTCTCGCTCTTTCTTGAGGAGTATGGGCGGGCGGGAAGGGATCCGTCGCAGATGGACCTCCCGGCGATCAAAGAGGAGCTTGGAGGAGATATGGATCTTTACGTCATCAACTCGTCGGGAGTAATCGAGTACACCACCTATCCTCCTGACCGGGGCATCGACTTCAAGGAGAACCCGGACTTCTATGCCGAGATCACCCGGATGCGCCTTGGGCACGAATTCTCCCCCGACCGTGTGGTGTACGAGCCCGCAACCGGGCAGGTCCGGAAGTATGCCTACATGCCCACTCCGGACCACCGCTACCTTCTCGAACTCGGGCTCGTGCCGGATGCATTCGTGGAGGAACGGAACCGTTTGCGCTCACGGGAGAGCACGCAGGAGTTCGTCGCCCTGAATCCGTACCTCGATTCGATCTGCGTTTACGATATCTGGGGCAACCCCGTCGAGGCGGGCGGCGATCCCGCCGATGCCCGAACACAGGCTCTCATCACCGGGACGATCATCCCCGGCAGAACGGATTACGCGGTGCAGGATGAGCACGGAAGGCGGATCCGGTACCTCTTCATCGACCTGAAAGACCCGGACTATCCGTCTGACCCGAGCGTCGTCGTCGAACTGACCTATGATACGGGACTCATACAGAGCCAGCTCGACCAGATGCTCTACTCTCGCGCCGTCGTTGCAATCCTCGCAATCGTTCTCTCGAGCGCGGTCATCTTCCTTGTAGCGCGCCGCCTCACACGCCCCCTCGAGGAGATCATCGACGACGTCGACGTTATCGCGCAGGGAAACCTCGACCACACCGTCCGGCTCTCGGCAACACGCGAAGTCGTGAAACTCGAGCGGAGCATCAACACGATGGTCGCGAACCTCAAAGCTGCCATAAGCCGCCTCCAGGACTCTGAGGAGACGATCCGCGAGTACAGCGAGAACCTGGAGGAACAGGTCGAGGCGCGCACGGCAGAACTGCAGGAGTCGACCGGAAAGGCAAACCTCTACCTGGATATCATGACGCACGATATCAGAAACACCATCAACACCGCCAGCCTCTACACGGACCTCCTCATGGAAGAACTCGAGGGGGAAGAGCGGAATTACACCGCGAAAGTGCAGAAGAGCCTCAAGAAAAGCATCGAGATCATCCGAAACGTCAATACCATCAGGCAGATCCGTGAAGAGGCTGCCGTCCTCGGCCCGGTCGCTCTCGATCCCGTTATTCGGGCGGAGATCGAGCACTTCCCCGATGTGCGGATCACCTACGCGGGGACCGCCGTCCCGGTGCTCGCCGACGACCTCCTCTCCGAGATCTTCACGAACCTCATCGGCAACGCGGTGAAGTTCGGCGGGCCGGCGGTCGAGATCGCCATCCGGGTCGAGGAGCGCGGTGATGAAGTCCTGGTCTCGGTCGAAGACAGCGGTCCTGGCATCGCCGACGAGGTGAAGCAACGCCTGTTCACCCGCTTCTACGGTGAAAACGGTAGAAAAAGCAATGGAGGCCTTGGCCTCTACATCTGCCGGATGCTCGTCGAACGGTATGACGGGAAGATCCGGGCGGACGACCGGGTGGAGGGGCGGCCGGAGGAAGGGGTGGCCATCCGGTTCACCCTCAGGAAGGCCGGGTGA